One genomic window of Bacillota bacterium includes the following:
- a CDS encoding EamA family transporter codes for MLQCGIRRRGDGILVKTVVSRPREKRTLALIMLAATAIMWSLGGLLIKSVDMHPLAISGTRSAIAAVVIWLYLRRPKFTWSKTQLATALAYAATVMLFVAANRLTTATNAIMLQFTAPIYVAFLAHHFLKERTTCFDWLVILATLGGMALFFLEYLGPSGLLGNVFAVQSGISFAVFTVLMRLQKDGSPLESVLLGNILSALIGLPFLVGAPPIAADYLPLIILGVVQLGIPYILYSHAIKHVGALDAILVPVLEPLLNPLWVFLMLGETPGTWSLLGALVVITSVTMRYLVSHIKR; via the coding sequence ATGTTACAATGTGGTATTAGACGCAGGGGAGATGGTATCCTAGTGAAAACAGTAGTAAGTAGACCCCGTGAAAAACGCACCCTCGCTCTCATCATGTTAGCCGCTACGGCTATTATGTGGAGCCTGGGTGGTTTGCTTATTAAATCGGTCGATATGCACCCCCTTGCGATTTCCGGCACGAGGAGTGCCATCGCCGCAGTAGTGATATGGCTGTATTTACGAAGACCCAAGTTCACATGGTCTAAAACTCAACTGGCTACAGCCCTAGCCTATGCCGCGACAGTCATGCTCTTTGTCGCCGCGAACCGCCTAACTACAGCTACTAATGCCATCATGCTGCAATTTACCGCGCCTATTTATGTAGCCTTCCTCGCGCATCACTTTCTCAAGGAAAGAACGACGTGCTTTGACTGGCTAGTTATTCTCGCGACCTTAGGTGGCATGGCTCTGTTCTTTCTTGAGTATCTCGGTCCCTCCGGCTTGCTCGGCAATGTGTTCGCGGTGCAGAGCGGCATCAGCTTTGCCGTCTTTACCGTACTCATGCGCCTGCAAAAGGACGGCTCACCCTTAGAGTCCGTGCTACTAGGCAATATACTCAGCGCGCTGATCGGCCTGCCGTTCCTTGTGGGCGCGCCACCCATTGCCGCCGACTACCTTCCCCTAATCATTCTAGGTGTGGTGCAACTCGGCATTCCCTACATCCTCTATTCACACGCCATTAAACATGTCGGCGCCCTTGACGCCATCTTGGTTCCCGTGCTTGAGCCGCTCCTTAATCCCCTCTGGGTCTTTCTCATGCTTGGCGAAACCCCGGGAACCTGGTCGCTCCTAGGCGCGCTAGTAGTGATTACTTCGGTAACTATGCGCTACTTGGTCAGCCATATCAAACGCTAG
- the ftsE gene encoding cell division ATP-binding protein FtsE, with product MIEFRDVTKIYSSSKTPALQNVSFQIERGEFVFLVGPSGAGKSTMLRLLFREYAPTSGQVGFLGRDTAKFTPRELLRYRRRIGMVFQDFRLLKQKTVYENVAFALEVVGRGAQEIRQAVPAALAEVGLADKGGKFPGELSGGEQQRVGIARALVRKPTLIIADEPTGNVDPDNAWQLMELFSQISRTGTTVLIATHASEIVDRMRKRVIALENGCLVRDAKRGAYTYES from the coding sequence TTGATAGAATTTAGAGACGTCACTAAAATTTATAGCAGCAGCAAGACGCCAGCACTACAAAATGTTTCGTTCCAGATAGAGCGCGGCGAATTTGTTTTTTTGGTGGGGCCAAGCGGCGCGGGCAAGAGCACCATGCTGCGTCTCCTCTTCCGCGAATATGCTCCTACCTCGGGACAGGTAGGTTTTCTCGGCCGCGATACCGCCAAGTTCACGCCTAGGGAGCTGCTCCGCTATCGTCGCCGCATCGGCATGGTTTTTCAAGACTTCCGCCTGCTAAAACAGAAGACGGTGTATGAGAATGTGGCTTTCGCCTTGGAGGTAGTCGGACGCGGAGCCCAAGAGATTCGCCAAGCGGTGCCCGCGGCGCTAGCTGAGGTCGGTTTAGCCGACAAGGGCGGCAAGTTCCCCGGCGAGCTTTCCGGCGGGGAGCAGCAGCGCGTAGGCATTGCCCGCGCCCTGGTAAGAAAGCCGACACTTATTATCGCTGATGAACCGACCGGCAATGTCGACCCCGATAATGCCTGGCAGCTCATGGAGCTATTTTCGCAAATCAGCCGTACCGGCACCACGGTGCTGATTGCTACGCATGCCTCAGAGATTGTCGACCGCATGCGCAAGCGAGTTATCGCCCTCGAAAATGGGTGCTTGGTGAGGGACGCGAAGCGGGGGGCATACACCTATGAATCTTAA
- the ftsX gene encoding permease-like cell division protein FtsX, which translates to MNLNALTYCLRQGLVSLRRNIWLALVTSSMIAVSLAILGGFLLLSLNVGQIMRNVDANVEIAVFLTDKADRAKVESALTNLEGVKSLSFVSREQGLAEFGQSFGDQGLFAVLEGEHNPLPNMFRVRAEQAVLVPNLAASMQGIPGVDVVDYGEDMVAQLLSVTSWLNSMFLVVSLFLGLGAVLLIVTIIKLSVMARQEEIGVMKFLGASDSFIRLPFILEGASMGAVGALTATLGLAFAYNRLAASLQNGALTFLLQPITAREELWPIFFALLVIGFLIGGVGSILSVRKFLRA; encoded by the coding sequence ATGAATCTTAATGCTTTAACCTACTGCCTGCGCCAGGGCCTTGTTTCTCTGCGCCGCAACATCTGGCTCGCCCTGGTTACGTCAAGCATGATTGCCGTTTCTTTAGCCATACTAGGCGGCTTTCTCTTGCTCTCGCTCAATGTGGGACAAATCATGCGCAATGTCGACGCCAATGTGGAGATCGCTGTTTTCTTAACGGATAAGGCCGACCGGGCCAAAGTAGAGTCTGCACTGACAAATCTAGAGGGCGTAAAGAGCCTCTCCTTTGTCTCGCGGGAGCAAGGCCTCGCGGAATTTGGCCAATCCTTTGGGGACCAAGGTCTTTTTGCTGTGCTTGAGGGCGAGCACAATCCATTACCGAATATGTTTCGCGTAAGGGCAGAGCAGGCCGTCTTAGTACCTAACCTGGCTGCCTCCATGCAGGGAATCCCGGGGGTAGATGTAGTCGACTACGGCGAAGACATGGTGGCCCAACTGCTCAGCGTCACTAGTTGGCTGAACTCAATGTTCTTGGTCGTTAGCTTGTTCTTAGGGCTAGGGGCAGTTCTCCTCATCGTGACTATCATCAAACTATCGGTCATGGCGCGCCAAGAAGAAATAGGCGTCATGAAGTTTCTCGGTGCGAGCGATAGCTTTATCCGCCTACCTTTTATTCTCGAAGGGGCGTCTATGGGTGCGGTAGGCGCGCTCACGGCTACCTTAGGCCTTGCCTTCGCCTACAATCGCTTAGCCGCCAGTCTGCAAAATGGCGCACTGACTTTTCTCCTGCAGCCCATAACGGCGCGCGAGGAACTGTGGCCCATCTTCTTTGCTCTGCTCGTTATCGGTTTTTTAATTGGTGGAGTGGGGAGTATATTGTCTGTGCGTAAGTTCTTGCGGGCATGA
- a CDS encoding DUF3048 domain-containing protein, with amino-acid sequence MRRLLTALTLVALVFLTLTAEYAPRALGSPSSPRQRVEQTEKEVRELEKVLKALETSINARTERMTAIEKDLKETEARLRDVTRTLAVSQRRMQTITQSFALRVRSAYMTGGASYLEALLNADSFGDLIVRLAYLRRILTRDTELIRSVQEEQRQVRAMAETLSAEQSRLRGLIDQRDAEYRNLLDQRREQTRVLAAARTRLAADLALITPRAERRPVYAVVIDNIAQARPQHGLAQATTIYEYEVEGRITRYLALFATFPTRVGPIRSARSHSAMLALENGAHFIYSSGGVDVLDLLRGLNVRGTDALRTNNPAFSRDNTRRAPHNLFVNLATLGLVEQSSEVSIRPAYLSAQGTATTEVTIEYTPTHRITYVYVPASGAFRRYINGAVHRDAAGTVIMARNIIVQRVPHSTDLLGRPTPNLVGEGTMDFYALGQHFTGTWKKENAASPTRFYFADGREIERIYGQTWVQIVRTR; translated from the coding sequence ATGCGACGATTGCTTACGGCTTTGACCCTAGTAGCGCTTGTCTTTCTAACTCTGACCGCAGAATACGCCCCTCGCGCCTTGGGAAGCCCCAGCTCTCCGCGCCAGAGAGTAGAACAGACGGAAAAAGAAGTTCGCGAGCTCGAAAAGGTTCTTAAGGCACTTGAGACTTCTATCAACGCGCGCACGGAGCGTATGACCGCTATCGAAAAAGACTTGAAAGAAACAGAAGCACGGTTAAGAGATGTGACCCGCACCCTAGCAGTCTCGCAAAGGCGTATGCAGACTATTACGCAGTCTTTCGCTCTGCGGGTGCGTAGCGCCTACATGACCGGGGGTGCGTCCTACCTCGAAGCCTTACTTAATGCCGACAGTTTTGGCGACCTCATTGTGCGCCTTGCCTACCTGCGCCGCATACTGACTCGTGACACTGAGCTTATTCGCTCGGTGCAAGAAGAGCAGCGGCAAGTTCGCGCCATGGCGGAAACGCTTAGTGCGGAGCAAAGTCGCTTGCGCGGGCTCATCGACCAGCGCGATGCCGAGTACCGCAACTTGCTTGACCAGCGCCGCGAACAGACGCGGGTGCTTGCGGCGGCCAGAACACGTCTCGCCGCAGATCTGGCACTTATTACGCCTCGTGCAGAACGCCGCCCCGTGTATGCGGTTGTCATTGATAACATCGCGCAAGCAAGACCACAGCACGGCTTGGCCCAAGCAACTACTATTTACGAGTACGAAGTCGAGGGGAGAATAACCCGCTACTTGGCTCTCTTCGCCACTTTTCCCACACGCGTGGGCCCTATTCGCAGCGCACGGTCTCATAGTGCCATGCTCGCCCTAGAAAATGGTGCGCATTTCATCTACTCTAGTGGCGGTGTCGATGTACTAGACTTGCTACGCGGCTTAAATGTACGCGGTACAGACGCTTTACGCACTAACAACCCCGCCTTTTCTCGCGATAATACACGCCGCGCTCCACACAACTTATTTGTTAACCTAGCGACGCTAGGGCTTGTCGAACAGTCTAGCGAGGTAAGTATAAGGCCAGCCTATCTCTCCGCGCAGGGCACGGCTACTACCGAAGTGACTATTGAATACACCCCCACCCATCGCATAACGTATGTGTACGTGCCTGCCTCAGGCGCCTTTCGGCGATATATCAATGGTGCAGTTCATCGCGACGCCGCTGGCACTGTAATTATGGCGCGAAACATTATCGTCCAGCGTGTTCCGCATAGCACCGATCTCCTGGGCAGACCCACCCCCAACCTAGTAGGCGAGGGCACCATGGACTTTTACGCCCTGGGGCAGCATTTTACAGGCACCTGGAAAAAAGAAAACGCCGCTTCCCCAACCCGCTTCTACTTCGCAGACGGTCGAGAAATCGAGCGTATTTATGGCCAGACTTGGGTGCAAATTGTGCGCACGAGGTAG
- a CDS encoding metallophosphoesterase encodes MQLTALLVGVLLVLGLWWYSLSLQVKKLTIPVEGLPHEFAGLKIAHISDLHGRALSPDGTLARAIREAQVDFVTISGDFVTHRVQEIKAFLPFLGALSTEMPIYAVSGNHDHDAGWDEVAAELKGVGVTVLDDAHVVLQRQAARVYVVGVRDPFSGRGNLAQAMPPESPNEVCLLLAHSPSYFEAFAKAGRFREERAILRRVALTLCGHTHGGQVKLPLVGAITNGSRRLFPRDYIEGLSWEGTGWLYISRGIGWVILPLRFLARPEVAIITLEPR; translated from the coding sequence GTGCAATTGACAGCGCTCTTAGTTGGCGTCTTACTTGTTCTCGGTTTGTGGTGGTACTCGCTCTCCCTACAGGTGAAAAAGTTGACTATACCCGTGGAGGGTTTGCCGCACGAGTTTGCAGGGCTAAAGATAGCCCATATCTCTGATTTGCACGGACGAGCGCTATCTCCAGATGGTACGCTAGCGCGCGCAATTCGCGAGGCCCAAGTTGATTTCGTCACTATTTCGGGCGACTTTGTCACGCATAGGGTTCAAGAAATAAAGGCTTTCTTGCCCTTCTTGGGGGCCTTGTCGACAGAGATGCCTATTTATGCGGTCAGCGGCAATCATGACCATGATGCGGGTTGGGACGAGGTCGCCGCGGAACTTAAGGGCGTGGGTGTCACTGTGCTAGATGATGCGCATGTTGTTTTGCAGCGGCAGGCGGCGCGTGTGTATGTCGTCGGCGTGCGCGACCCCTTTAGCGGCCGCGGCAACTTAGCACAGGCCATGCCGCCGGAGTCACCTAACGAGGTGTGCTTGCTCTTGGCGCACTCGCCTTCCTACTTTGAGGCTTTCGCCAAGGCAGGGCGCTTTCGCGAGGAGCGCGCCATACTACGACGGGTGGCGCTCACCCTATGTGGGCACACGCATGGTGGGCAAGTAAAATTGCCGTTAGTGGGCGCTATCACTAACGGCTCGCGTCGCCTCTTCCCGCGCGACTATATAGAGGGTTTGTCGTGGGAAGGCACGGGGTGGCTATACATTTCTCGGGGTATAGGGTGGGTAATCTTACCTCTGCGCTTTCTGGCACGACCTGAGGTGGCCATTATTACACTCGAGCCTCGCTAG
- a CDS encoding (Fe-S)-binding protein, whose amino-acid sequence MKKVYAPGCALMVYKPALAKKVHTFLQRGGDDIPLYTACCRHAPPLPEGSQLVNTCAGCDRRFRAQYAGLTTISLWEVLAEDDTFPFPDYGGQMMTVQDACPTRTEDRVHIAIRRLLERMNISVRETDSSRATAVCCGDSFYGVLPVDEVKERMRRRAEAMPVPEVVVYCVSCIKSMHIGGKTPRYIVDLLFGESTEIGTSEPDAWHAELNHYIENEGNPEKVR is encoded by the coding sequence ATGAAAAAAGTTTATGCTCCTGGTTGCGCCCTCATGGTCTACAAGCCTGCCTTAGCTAAGAAGGTACACACCTTTTTGCAGAGGGGAGGGGACGACATACCTCTATATACCGCGTGTTGCCGGCATGCTCCCCCCTTACCCGAGGGGTCGCAGCTAGTAAATACTTGTGCTGGCTGCGACCGCCGCTTTCGCGCGCAGTACGCAGGTTTAACTACCATTTCGCTGTGGGAGGTGCTGGCAGAGGACGACACTTTCCCCTTTCCTGACTATGGCGGTCAGATGATGACTGTGCAAGATGCCTGTCCCACACGCACCGAGGATCGCGTTCATATCGCCATACGGCGTCTCCTAGAACGCATGAATATATCTGTCAGGGAAACCGATTCATCGCGTGCTACCGCAGTGTGCTGCGGCGATAGCTTCTATGGCGTCTTGCCGGTCGATGAGGTGAAAGAACGCATGCGTAGGCGTGCCGAGGCCATGCCAGTGCCAGAAGTAGTCGTCTACTGCGTCTCTTGCATAAAGTCGATGCACATTGGGGGCAAGACTCCGCGCTACATTGTAGACCTTTTGTTTGGGGAAAGTACAGAAATAGGCACCTCTGAGCCGGATGCCTGGCATGCCGAGCTCAACCACTACATAGAAAATGAAGGGAACCCCGAAAAAGTGCGATGA
- a CDS encoding Smr/MutS family protein gives MRSNGLPKGKVIELNLEAGQPLVAEAIRTLINALLTYKRMGYRAVIVIHGYGSSGTGGAIKSAVKKSLRETSLCGVVRDFVGGDEWSLKKREFVGICSDLASCEASIAGNAGVTVVLLRR, from the coding sequence GTGAGAAGTAATGGACTACCAAAAGGAAAAGTTATCGAGCTAAACTTAGAGGCAGGGCAGCCGCTAGTGGCAGAGGCCATCAGAACGCTGATCAATGCCTTGCTTACTTACAAGCGCATGGGATACCGAGCCGTGATTGTTATCCATGGCTATGGTTCATCGGGCACGGGTGGTGCCATCAAGAGTGCCGTCAAGAAAAGTCTGCGCGAGACTAGTCTGTGCGGCGTCGTGCGCGACTTTGTGGGTGGCGACGAGTGGTCGCTTAAGAAGCGGGAATTTGTCGGCATCTGTAGCGATCTGGCCAGCTGCGAAGCCAGCATAGCTGGCAATGCCGGCGTTACGGTGGTATTACTGAGAAGATAG
- a CDS encoding MFS transporter, whose protein sequence is MEQWRKNLFVLWVGTFVAGMSFSIVSPFMPNILREVGVGHNLKLWTGIAISASFLMSSFMAPVWGALADKHGRKVMIVRAGLGMAVIYVVMAYATSLWQVIVLRLLNGLVSGFIPASTALVACNTPDEKLGSALGFLQTGGALGAIMGPLIGGVTSHFLGIKYTLLWAGVMLLAASAIVVWGVRETVVGKAQMKTDLWRDLKFTFSHRFLLSMLLVVLLFQAAASFLQPVLPLFVQEVGGGGSGELATGAIFSLVGIATVIAAPRWGSVGEKRGFRFVLTAGLVGGGILALLHIFARDLWSLGLYRFAYGLFIAALMPACHSLIAKSVTADFRGRAFGFSSSFAQFGFFLGPMVGGAIGEAFSIQGVFIFTGVLLFVTALWVRGLQFEGRVAMSETALQKGVLMEK, encoded by the coding sequence GTGGAGCAGTGGCGCAAAAATCTATTCGTCTTGTGGGTGGGTACCTTTGTGGCGGGCATGAGTTTTTCCATCGTCAGTCCATTTATGCCGAACATTTTGCGTGAAGTTGGTGTCGGGCACAATCTTAAACTATGGACAGGCATCGCCATTTCGGCGAGTTTCTTAATGAGTAGTTTTATGGCTCCGGTGTGGGGGGCCTTAGCCGATAAACATGGCCGCAAGGTTATGATTGTGCGCGCTGGCCTGGGCATGGCCGTCATTTACGTAGTTATGGCCTATGCCACTTCATTGTGGCAGGTAATCGTCTTGCGATTATTGAATGGACTGGTGAGCGGTTTTATTCCGGCCTCCACAGCCTTAGTGGCTTGCAACACTCCAGACGAAAAGCTAGGCTCAGCCCTCGGCTTTCTCCAGACGGGAGGAGCCCTAGGGGCCATAATGGGGCCCTTGATTGGTGGGGTCACCAGTCACTTTTTGGGCATCAAGTACACTTTGCTCTGGGCGGGCGTGATGCTCTTGGCGGCCTCAGCCATAGTTGTATGGGGTGTGCGTGAGACGGTGGTTGGCAAGGCACAAATGAAGACAGATTTGTGGCGCGACCTTAAGTTCACTTTTTCGCACCGCTTTTTGCTCAGCATGCTGCTGGTTGTCTTGTTGTTCCAAGCCGCAGCCTCGTTCTTGCAGCCGGTGCTACCCCTCTTTGTGCAGGAAGTTGGTGGGGGCGGAAGCGGCGAACTCGCTACCGGGGCCATCTTCTCTCTCGTGGGAATTGCGACAGTTATTGCTGCGCCCCGCTGGGGAAGTGTAGGCGAAAAACGCGGTTTTCGTTTTGTCCTTACGGCAGGGCTTGTGGGTGGCGGCATACTGGCACTGCTGCACATCTTCGCCCGTGATCTCTGGTCTCTCGGGCTATATAGGTTTGCCTACGGTCTCTTTATAGCCGCACTAATGCCAGCCTGCCATTCTTTGATCGCTAAGTCCGTGACGGCAGATTTTCGCGGTCGCGCCTTTGGCTTTAGCTCGAGTTTCGCCCAGTTTGGCTTTTTCCTAGGCCCGATGGTGGGAGGAGCCATTGGCGAGGCCTTCTCAATTCAGGGCGTATTTATTTTTACCGGTGTACTATTGTTTGTAACTGCGCTGTGGGTGCGCGGTCTGCAGTTTGAGGGCCGTGTAGCTATGTCCGAGACAGCGTTGCAGAAGGGTGTCTTGATGGAGAAGTGA
- a CDS encoding efflux RND transporter permease subunit gives MSIPAFATKKRITVLMMVLVTLVLGVMSYTRTPVDLLPNMEFPMAAVVVTFPGAAPQEIEALVTRPLEATLATVSNMREVESTSSEGQAVITISFNWGTNMDFATLEMREKVDLAKRFFPAEVGTPTVLKFDPAMMPIMVTDIGSDKLTSAELRDLADRTLAARIERLPGVASVTVVGGQQSVIEVSVDPARSEALGITLAQITGSLRTASMSMPGGVLNIEGEEVLIRSVGQLVSLTEVENLVVGMRTIRTPAPVAVRLPLPAGVNLPPALMEPQFTTSLEPVLLKQVATVALANPFAQSVMRLNSLPAVSLRMQKESGANTVLVANLVKAELDMMRTDYPDLAIVATQDQSRFIEQAIGSVGTNALYGGIIAVLVLFVFLKSITTTLIIALAVPISVVATFVLIYFGNLTLNLMTLMGLALGIGMLVDNSIVVLENIFRLQEEGVDSLLAARRGAEEVAMAISASTLTTVAVFLPVAFVGGITGLMFRELALTVSFSLIASLAVALLVVPMLAATLLRARPKISTERQARYSPYQRSLRWALQRKPLVMLVTLVLLGGSLLTFPHLGGEFIPPMDQGELRVTVTLPSGSAFAETDRVAREIEAELIARGEVLSVATSIGVTGTRGPIMGGGSARRNRATMTVVLHPGQSGADLAADLNEQYATFAGATVVADSVAGMGGGMFGTGSPVQVNLSGPSLEGLRLHADEIKNALAEVEGITEVTDNMGVGASEFVIRVKRTEAAELGVSPMAVASAVRTAFQGETVARVSREGREIDVTVRLTEAARQNLSALENLMVAAPQGRIVRLKDVASVEPGVGPAAIRRLNNQRVVSISASIAERDLQSVSRDVEQKLQTLSLPDDYSYEIAGEMSEMREAFDGLTLALVLAIVLVYMVMAAQFESLLYPLIVMFSLPLAIIGVLLALFFTGTTLSVPSVMGIIVLAGIVVNNAIVLVDYINQLRERGKGVEEAIVEAAGVRLRPILMTTATTVLALVPLAVMPGSGAEMQQPLGIAVIGGLTVSTILTLYIIPIAYDLVTLRRRNGHEPEEA, from the coding sequence TTGTCTATCCCCGCTTTTGCCACCAAAAAACGCATTACCGTGTTGATGATGGTCTTAGTTACTCTCGTCCTTGGGGTGATGTCTTACACGCGCACCCCCGTCGACCTGCTCCCCAACATGGAGTTTCCCATGGCCGCGGTTGTGGTCACCTTCCCTGGGGCCGCTCCGCAAGAAATTGAAGCCCTGGTCACGCGGCCCCTAGAGGCCACTCTCGCCACGGTGAGCAATATGCGCGAGGTAGAGTCGACATCCTCCGAAGGGCAAGCGGTCATCACCATTTCTTTTAACTGGGGAACTAATATGGATTTTGCCACGCTAGAGATGCGTGAAAAAGTCGATTTAGCCAAGCGATTCTTCCCCGCCGAAGTCGGCACGCCCACCGTCCTTAAGTTTGACCCCGCGATGATGCCCATCATGGTGACGGACATCGGTTCGGACAAACTAACTTCGGCCGAATTACGCGACTTGGCCGACCGCACTCTAGCCGCTCGTATCGAAAGGCTGCCTGGCGTGGCCTCAGTGACGGTGGTCGGGGGCCAGCAGTCGGTCATCGAAGTCAGTGTCGACCCCGCGAGGAGCGAGGCCCTAGGTATAACTCTCGCCCAGATTACCGGCAGCTTGCGCACCGCGAGCATGAGTATGCCTGGCGGTGTCCTTAACATCGAGGGCGAAGAAGTGTTAATTAGGAGTGTCGGGCAACTAGTTTCTTTGACCGAAGTAGAGAATTTAGTCGTGGGTATGCGAACTATACGCACGCCAGCCCCCGTGGCTGTGCGCCTGCCTTTGCCGGCGGGTGTAAATCTACCCCCTGCCTTAATGGAGCCGCAGTTTACAACCAGCCTCGAGCCGGTGCTCTTAAAGCAGGTCGCTACAGTGGCTCTGGCTAACCCCTTTGCTCAGTCAGTTATGCGCTTAAATTCTTTGCCAGCGGTGTCGCTGCGCATGCAAAAAGAGTCTGGCGCTAATACAGTCCTAGTAGCGAACCTAGTCAAAGCTGAGCTAGATATGATGCGGACTGATTATCCGGACTTGGCTATAGTTGCGACCCAGGATCAGTCGCGCTTTATCGAGCAGGCCATTGGCTCAGTCGGCACAAATGCCCTGTACGGTGGCATCATTGCCGTGCTGGTGTTATTCGTCTTCTTAAAGAGCATTACCACTACTCTTATTATCGCCTTGGCAGTACCAATATCGGTGGTGGCGACCTTTGTGCTTATCTACTTTGGCAACCTGACACTCAACCTCATGACTCTTATGGGGCTAGCGCTAGGCATAGGGATGCTCGTTGATAACTCTATCGTCGTGCTCGAGAACATCTTTCGTCTGCAAGAGGAGGGCGTCGACAGTTTGCTCGCGGCGCGGCGGGGGGCTGAAGAGGTGGCCATGGCCATATCTGCGTCTACGCTGACGACAGTGGCCGTCTTCTTGCCCGTAGCCTTTGTCGGGGGCATTACGGGGCTGATGTTTAGAGAGCTCGCTTTGACCGTTAGTTTCTCGCTAATAGCCAGTTTGGCGGTAGCGCTCTTAGTGGTGCCCATGCTGGCAGCCACCTTGCTTCGAGCCCGTCCCAAAATTAGTACGGAACGCCAAGCGCGTTATTCCCCTTACCAGCGCAGCCTAAGGTGGGCGTTACAGAGGAAGCCGCTGGTCATGTTGGTCACTCTCGTTCTCTTGGGAGGTAGCTTGCTGACTTTTCCTCACCTTGGAGGTGAGTTTATCCCCCCTATGGATCAAGGGGAACTACGCGTAACCGTGACCCTGCCAAGTGGCAGTGCGTTCGCGGAGACAGACAGGGTGGCTCGAGAAATTGAAGCAGAGCTTATAGCCCGGGGCGAAGTTTTGTCAGTGGCCACGTCTATCGGGGTGACGGGAACTCGTGGCCCCATCATGGGTGGCGGTAGCGCAAGGCGTAATAGGGCCACCATGACTGTGGTGCTGCACCCCGGGCAAAGCGGGGCAGACTTAGCCGCAGACCTTAATGAGCAGTATGCCACTTTTGCCGGGGCCACAGTGGTTGCCGATAGCGTGGCCGGCATGGGTGGGGGCATGTTTGGCACGGGTTCGCCAGTGCAAGTCAATCTTTCTGGCCCGAGTCTTGAGGGTCTGCGCCTACATGCGGACGAGATTAAGAACGCCTTAGCCGAAGTGGAGGGCATCACCGAAGTGACGGACAATATGGGGGTGGGTGCCTCTGAATTCGTCATTCGGGTCAAGAGGACAGAAGCGGCCGAGCTAGGTGTCTCGCCCATGGCTGTAGCTAGTGCGGTGCGCACTGCTTTCCAAGGAGAGACGGTGGCCCGTGTTTCGCGTGAGGGGCGAGAGATTGATGTCACCGTTAGGCTAACCGAAGCGGCTCGCCAAAATCTAAGTGCCCTCGAAAATCTTATGGTGGCAGCTCCACAGGGCCGTATTGTCAGACTCAAAGACGTCGCCAGTGTAGAGCCCGGCGTTGGCCCGGCGGCTATTAGACGTCTGAACAACCAAAGAGTAGTGTCAATTTCTGCTAGCATTGCCGAGCGCGACCTACAAAGCGTGTCGCGCGATGTAGAGCAAAAACTGCAGACACTCTCGCTGCCTGATGACTACAGTTACGAAATTGCCGGCGAAATGTCTGAAATGAGAGAGGCCTTTGATGGCTTGACTCTAGCGTTGGTGCTGGCCATAGTATTGGTGTACATGGTCATGGCCGCACAATTTGAGTCCTTGCTGTACCCACTTATCGTGATGTTCAGCCTGCCCTTAGCGATCATTGGGGTGCTACTTGCCTTGTTCTTTACTGGAACTACGCTCAGCGTGCCCTCAGTTATGGGCATTATCGTCCTGGCCGGCATCGTGGTCAATAATGCCATCGTGCTTGTTGACTACATCAATCAGTTGCGTGAGCGGGGTAAGGGAGTGGAAGAGGCTATTGTAGAGGCGGCCGGTGTGCGTCTAAGGCCGATTCTTATGACAACCGCCACAACGGTACTGGCGCTGGTGCCCCTAGCCGTTATGCCTGGTTCTGGTGCCGAAATGCAGCAGCCCCTGGGTATTGCGGTCATTGGGGGGCTCACAGTCTCCACCATCTTGACGCTCTACATCATTCCCATCGCCTACGACTTGGTTACTTTGCGCAGGCGAAATGGTCACGAGCCCGAAGAGGCTTAG
- a CDS encoding TetR/AcrR family transcriptional regulator — MGKQELILQAALEVVTEKGCHEASIEEIAERAGVAKGTVYLYFRSKDSLLAALFRRGIEGMGAAIKEKVDSEVSPVKQIEALIKEHATQTYRHIGFAKVLMSQSDLVTLPKEFSQELMASYQQYFTFVHGILERGQALGVLAEFDAAIMARAIAGSINHSIFAFDKADPVADLDSVIATLTKLVTSGIVKSGGI; from the coding sequence ATGGGCAAGCAAGAGCTTATTCTCCAGGCGGCACTAGAAGTGGTCACAGAAAAAGGTTGTCACGAAGCTTCTATTGAAGAAATTGCCGAGAGGGCAGGTGTGGCCAAGGGTACGGTGTATCTTTACTTTCGCAGTAAAGATAGCCTCCTAGCTGCTCTTTTTCGCCGAGGCATTGAGGGAATGGGGGCAGCCATCAAAGAGAAAGTGGATAGTGAGGTATCCCCGGTAAAACAAATTGAAGCTCTTATCAAAGAGCATGCCACACAGACATATCGACATATCGGTTTTGCTAAAGTGCTGATGAGCCAGTCCGACTTGGTGACTCTCCCCAAGGAGTTTAGCCAGGAGCTGATGGCTAGTTATCAGCAGTACTTCACTTTTGTCCACGGTATACTTGAGCGCGGGCAAGCGTTAGGTGTGTTGGCAGAGTTTGACGCTGCGATCATGGCGCGAGCCATTGCCGGCAGCATCAATCATTCTATTTTTGCCTTTGACAAGGCGGATCCGGTTGCCGATCTCGACTCGGTAATCGCTACACTGACCAAGTTAGTAACCAGCGGCATTGTTAAGTCAGGAGGAATATAA